The window CTGCTGCAACCATCGCCTTGCCTTGTTCTTTGATATCGATCGCAGTATTCTTGCTGGAGAATTGGCTGAACTCCTTTTCCGCTGCCTCGAGGTCTTTATTCACCGATTGCAGACGCTCCTCGAGGAACATGCGTTCACGGCGCGCAGCGGAGGTGCTTAGTTCCGCAACTAAGCTGTTGAGTTCTTCGACGTATGCCTCGCCCATTGCTGCGGCGCGCTTCGGGTCGTGGTCAGTCACGCCAATGGTGATGATTTGGCTCTTTCGGTCAACGGATATGGAGGTGTGATCAGCCAGATCTTTCCGGGCATCCGCCATGCGGCGCTCGCCGTAGAGCTTTTTCAAGTCGAACTGCTGGATCAACTTGTCTTGGACGGTGCGACTCGAGAGGATGCCAACAAAAATGTCACTTGTGTTCTTGAGGCTGAGCCCAAGGACATCGCCAGCGATTCCTCCTAGTGCCCCACCCCCGCCCCCGCTGCCCATCGCCGCTAGGGCAGTAGCGAAGCCCGATGCTGACTGATTGTCCGGTGGCATCAATCGGAAAGTGGATTCGTATCTAGCGGGGATAAGAAATGCGACTACGGTGCTGGCAAGCAGAGCGTACAGTGCGAGGCGGAGAAGGACTCGTCGATGTGCCCAAATCAGCCATAGGGATGCGAGGGTCTTCCCATCTGAAGGCTCCGGCTGCGCCGGAGTTCTCGGAATGTCCTTATCCGGCAACCCACGTCCAGGCTGACGAACGGGAGCCACACTCGAGTAGCTCATAGCCTCTCTCCTGCGGGCAACACAGGCGGTCGTGCCTCGCCTGTGGTCATTGAGCTGAACGGCATCGCCAACGGGAAGCGCAGTGTCCGAATCGCTGTCAGGTTTTGCGCCAATCTCACTTGGTTCCCCCGCCTATGAGCCGAAGGTGCTCAGGCCGGTAAGTTATTTGAACCGAGGACGAAACATTATTCTGCGGAACTCCGCTTAAAACGGGAAATGCCCAGTGCTCGTACTGCACTGTAGCGGAAGCATAGACGTCAGAACGCAGATTAAAGCTCCCCCCCAGGGAAAAGTCTTGATAACGTCCGCCTTGTAGAAACTCCTGATCGACGACACCCTCCCTATAACCGAGTTGGAACGAGTTCTTCGCAGATAGCCAAATTGTCGATGCGGCGCTGACCCCTCGCCCATCCCTACCGATCCAGTCTCCTATAATATTGCCGTTCTTGGTAAAGCCATCCCGATAAGTAGCGTTGAAGTAAAAATATCCCTTACCAGCTCCATAGCTCGGTACATCTGTGTATACACCTTCCACTCGCAGATCCACTCGGGGCAGCCCGGGGAGCCTTGCTGCATAGATTCCCGACCGCATTGCCGACATTCGAGGAAAAAATATAGGCGAAATCTCGTCCTCGCTGAACTCTTCCGCGTACCATGTCAACCGATCACGGAGTCTTGGAATGCGATACATCACATCAAAGCCAGAGCGTCGATCTCCGGGCTTTTTCGCGTCACCCGCGGAGTAGTTTGCTGCAGTAAAAGTCGTGCGAAACAGATACCCCGCCGTCAGGGAATAACCACTTCCTCCGAAAATTCCTGTTTTTGTTAGCCCAAACTCAAAATTCGGAGTGGGCTTGAAGCTGAAGCGCTGTCCTTGAATAAATGGCTGAGTGCCCAAATTGGGACCACGCAACCCGCTCGATGTAAAAATGAAAT of the Acidobacteriota bacterium genome contains:
- a CDS encoding lipopolysaccharide biosynthesis protein, whose product is MSYSSVAPVRQPGRGLPDKDIPRTPAQPEPSDGKTLASLWLIWAHRRVLLRLALYALLASTVVAFLIPARYESTFRLMPPDNQSASGFATALAAMGSGGGGGALGGIAGDVLGLSLKNTSDIFVGILSSRTVQDKLIQQFDLKKLYGERRMADARKDLADHTSISVDRKSQIITIGVTDHDPKRAAAMGEAYVEELNSLVAELSTSAARRERMFLEERLQSVNKDLEAAEKEFSQFSSKNTAIDIKEQGKAMVAAAATLQGELIAAESELQGLRQIYTNNNVRVRSVQARINELKDQLEKIGGKDEDASASSAQGSDSLYPSIRKLPLLGVTYADLYRRTRVQEAVFETLTKQYELAKVQEAKEIPTVKVLDLPNIPDKQSFPPRLLIIFLGTALAVGIGTGWVFAKTTWELTDSSNPRKMFAQEVLTTVSARIPRLGRNGAGRLSVEAPIGWGPSRHDDDAALK